From one Halosimplex rubrum genomic stretch:
- a CDS encoding DUF502 domain-containing protein has translation MVLLSSGLAPDVAGSEATVSETVRQVFITGAALTIPILITVMILAFVVNFILQAISPVVAFLSESYGVGSDLSPLVMELLAVLTFVALIFAIGLVAEARSGNGFERVFDTLMARIPGIGSLYTSFNEMTELLMSNDAESFREVKLVEFPREGSYSLAFVTADAPPTIGDTTGHDDVTTLFMPLAPNPVMGGYVVHVSTDRVYDVDLTVEQGIRSIVTSGVATGERGEDESPEELFDMERIREQARDGVDDLSAWGTRTVDDLSDLTGDTADDLREQARREFAAIHPDIDESEVDEEEAVRHYMLEQTGDGTDDSADEDAPNDGAGDVPPDGDAAGGDA, from the coding sequence ATGGTGTTGCTCTCGTCCGGGCTGGCCCCCGACGTGGCGGGGTCGGAGGCGACGGTCTCCGAGACGGTCCGGCAGGTGTTCATCACCGGCGCGGCGCTGACCATCCCCATCCTGATCACGGTGATGATCCTCGCGTTCGTCGTCAACTTCATCCTCCAGGCGATCAGCCCGGTGGTCGCCTTCCTCAGCGAGAGCTACGGAGTCGGCTCGGACCTCTCGCCGCTCGTGATGGAACTGCTCGCGGTCCTGACGTTCGTCGCGCTGATCTTCGCCATCGGGCTCGTCGCCGAGGCTCGGTCGGGCAACGGCTTCGAGCGCGTGTTCGACACGCTCATGGCCCGGATCCCGGGTATCGGCTCCCTCTACACGAGTTTCAACGAGATGACCGAACTCCTCATGTCGAACGACGCCGAGAGCTTCCGCGAGGTGAAACTCGTTGAGTTCCCACGCGAGGGGTCGTACTCGCTGGCGTTCGTCACCGCCGACGCGCCACCGACCATCGGCGATACCACCGGCCACGACGACGTGACGACGCTGTTCATGCCGCTCGCGCCCAACCCCGTGATGGGCGGGTACGTCGTCCACGTCTCGACCGACCGGGTGTACGACGTGGACCTGACCGTCGAGCAGGGCATCCGCTCGATCGTCACAAGCGGCGTCGCGACCGGCGAGCGGGGCGAGGACGAATCGCCCGAGGAACTGTTCGACATGGAGAGGATCCGCGAGCAGGCCCGCGACGGCGTCGACGACCTGAGCGCCTGGGGCACCCGCACCGTCGACGACCTGAGCGACCTGACCGGCGACACGGCCGACGACCTCCGCGAACAGGCCCGCCGGGAGTTCGCCGCGATCCACCCCGACATCGACGAGTCCGAGGTCGACGAGGAGGAGGCGGTCCGCCACTACATGCTCGAACAGACCGGCGACGGCACCGACGACTCGGCCGACGAGGACGCCCCGAACGACGGAGCCGGGGACGTGCCGCCGGACGGCGACGCCGCGGGAGGCGACGCGTGA
- a CDS encoding GNAT family N-acetyltransferase translates to MSVNVERRVVDPGDADYVEQAWQLKERIRSRDGVLRQRRGFFENAYERSTVYLFVDRADRNAMVGFAAVRRDGYILFLAVDSAYQGEGFGEALVARVAEDYSSVTCHARTTNRDALRFYQHIGFSIERRIDNYYEDGGDAYYLKLGEEEGLADRLSKLLGG, encoded by the coding sequence GTGAGCGTCAACGTCGAGCGACGGGTTGTCGACCCGGGGGACGCCGACTACGTCGAGCAGGCCTGGCAACTCAAAGAGCGCATCCGCTCCCGGGACGGTGTGCTCCGTCAGCGGCGCGGGTTCTTCGAGAACGCCTACGAGCGCTCGACGGTCTACCTGTTCGTCGACCGCGCCGACCGCAACGCGATGGTCGGCTTCGCCGCCGTCCGCCGCGACGGCTACATCCTCTTTCTCGCCGTCGACTCGGCCTATCAGGGCGAGGGCTTCGGCGAAGCGCTGGTCGCCCGCGTCGCCGAGGACTACAGCTCCGTGACCTGCCACGCCCGGACGACCAACCGCGACGCCCTCCGGTTTTACCAGCACATCGGCTTCTCCATCGAACGCCGCATCGACAACTACTACGAGGACGGCGGCGACGCCTACTACCTCAAACTCGGCGAGGAGGAGGGGCTGGCCGACCGGCTCTCGAAACTTCTGGGCGGGTAG